Proteins from one Panthera leo isolate Ple1 chromosome D1, P.leo_Ple1_pat1.1, whole genome shotgun sequence genomic window:
- the LOC122200279 gene encoding olfactory receptor 8B4 isoform X2: protein MQTAPWKRMTLRNSSSVTEFILVGLSEQPELQLPLFVLFLGIYVFTVVGNLGLITLIGLSSSLHTPMYFFLFNLSFIDLCYSCVFTPKMLNDFLSENVISYVGCMTQLFFFCFFVNSECYVLVSMAYDRYVAICKPLLYTVTMSPQVCSLLMFGSYVIGFAGAMAHTGSIWRLTFCDSNIIHHYLCEVLPLLQLSCTSTHVNELVFFIVVGVVITISSISIFISYALILSNILHIPSAGGRSKAISTCGSHIIAVALFFGSGAFTYLTSSFPASMDQSKFASVFYTNVVPMLNPLIYSLRNKDVKLALGKTLRTVLS, encoded by the exons atgcag ACAGCTCCCTGGAAGAGAATGACTCTGAGAAACAGCTCCTCAGTGACTGAGTTTATCCTAGTGGGATTATCAGAACAACCAGAGCTCCAGCTTCCCCTCTTCGTCCTGTTCTTAGGGATCTATGTGTTTACTGTGGTGGGCAACTTGGGCTTGATTACCTTAATTGGGCTAAGTTCTAGCCTTCACACTCCCATGTACTTTTTTCTCTTCAACTTGTCTTTTATAGATCTCTGTTATTCCTgtgtatttacccccaaaatgcTGAATGATTTTCTGTCAGAAAATGTCATCTCTTACGTGGGATGCATGactcaactttttttcttctgtttctttgtcaaTTCTGAGTGCTATGTGTTGGTATCAATGGCCTATGATCGCTATGTGGCTATCTGCAAGCCTCTGCTGTACACGGTCACCATGTCCCCTCAGGTCTGTTCTCTGCTCATGTTTGGTTCATATGTGATAGGGTTTGCTGGAGCCATGGCCCACACTGGGAGCATATGGAGACTGACTTTCTGTGATTCCAACATCATCCACCATTATCTGTGTGAAGTTCTTCCTCTCCTGCAGCTCTCCTGCACCAGCACCCATGTCAATGAGCtagtgttttttattgttgtgggAGTGGTCATCACAATATCCAGTATTAGCATCTTCATTTCTTATGCCTTGATTCTCTCTAATATCCTCCATATTCCTTCTGCTGGGGGTAGATCCAAAGCCATCAGCACATGTGGCTCCCACATAATTgctgttgctttgttttttgggtcAGGGGCATTCACCTATTTAACAAGctcttttcctgcatctatgGACCAGAGTAAATTTGCCTCAGTCTTTTACACCAATGTGGTTCCCATGCTTAATCCTTTGATCTACAGTTTGAGGAATAAGGATGTGAAACTTGCGCTGGGTAAAACCCTGAGAACAGTGCTCTCCTGA
- the LOC122200279 gene encoding olfactory receptor 8B4 isoform X1 yields MESSFVIWRMTGLKQTAPWKRMTLRNSSSVTEFILVGLSEQPELQLPLFVLFLGIYVFTVVGNLGLITLIGLSSSLHTPMYFFLFNLSFIDLCYSCVFTPKMLNDFLSENVISYVGCMTQLFFFCFFVNSECYVLVSMAYDRYVAICKPLLYTVTMSPQVCSLLMFGSYVIGFAGAMAHTGSIWRLTFCDSNIIHHYLCEVLPLLQLSCTSTHVNELVFFIVVGVVITISSISIFISYALILSNILHIPSAGGRSKAISTCGSHIIAVALFFGSGAFTYLTSSFPASMDQSKFASVFYTNVVPMLNPLIYSLRNKDVKLALGKTLRTVLS; encoded by the exons ATGGAAAGCAGCTTTGTCATCTGGAGAATGACAGGACTAAAACAG ACAGCTCCCTGGAAGAGAATGACTCTGAGAAACAGCTCCTCAGTGACTGAGTTTATCCTAGTGGGATTATCAGAACAACCAGAGCTCCAGCTTCCCCTCTTCGTCCTGTTCTTAGGGATCTATGTGTTTACTGTGGTGGGCAACTTGGGCTTGATTACCTTAATTGGGCTAAGTTCTAGCCTTCACACTCCCATGTACTTTTTTCTCTTCAACTTGTCTTTTATAGATCTCTGTTATTCCTgtgtatttacccccaaaatgcTGAATGATTTTCTGTCAGAAAATGTCATCTCTTACGTGGGATGCATGactcaactttttttcttctgtttctttgtcaaTTCTGAGTGCTATGTGTTGGTATCAATGGCCTATGATCGCTATGTGGCTATCTGCAAGCCTCTGCTGTACACGGTCACCATGTCCCCTCAGGTCTGTTCTCTGCTCATGTTTGGTTCATATGTGATAGGGTTTGCTGGAGCCATGGCCCACACTGGGAGCATATGGAGACTGACTTTCTGTGATTCCAACATCATCCACCATTATCTGTGTGAAGTTCTTCCTCTCCTGCAGCTCTCCTGCACCAGCACCCATGTCAATGAGCtagtgttttttattgttgtgggAGTGGTCATCACAATATCCAGTATTAGCATCTTCATTTCTTATGCCTTGATTCTCTCTAATATCCTCCATATTCCTTCTGCTGGGGGTAGATCCAAAGCCATCAGCACATGTGGCTCCCACATAATTgctgttgctttgttttttgggtcAGGGGCATTCACCTATTTAACAAGctcttttcctgcatctatgGACCAGAGTAAATTTGCCTCAGTCTTTTACACCAATGTGGTTCCCATGCTTAATCCTTTGATCTACAGTTTGAGGAATAAGGATGTGAAACTTGCGCTGGGTAAAACCCTGAGAACAGTGCTCTCCTGA
- the LOC122200280 gene encoding olfactory receptor 145: MPLMRMAAENSSVTEFILAGLTNQPGLRMPLFFLFLGFYVVTVMGNLGLITLIGLNSHLHTPMYFFLFNLSFIDFCYSTVITPKMLMSFVSKKNIIAYAGCMTQLFFFLFFVVSESFILSAMAYDRYIAICNPLVYTATMSPQVCSLLLLGVYVMGFAGAMAHTTCMVRLTFCANNLVDHYMCDILPLLERSCTSTYVNELVVFVVVGIDIGVPTVTIFISYALILTSILHIRSTEGRSKAFSTCSSHIIAVSLFFGSGAFMYLKPSSLLPMNQGKVSSLFYTTVVPMLNPLIYSLRNKDVKVALKKSLSKKTFS; the protein is encoded by the coding sequence ATGCCTTTAATGAGAATGGCAGCTGAGAACTCCTCTGTGACAGAATTTATCCTTGCAGGCTTAACCAACCAGCCCGGACTCCGGATGCccctcttcttcctgtttctagGTTTCTATGTGGTCACTGTGATGGGGAACCTGGGTCTGATAACCCTGATTGGGCTGAATTCTCACctgcacacccccatgtacttcttcctcttcAACTTGTCCTTCATAGATTTTTGCTATTCCACTGTTATCACTCCCAAGATGCTGATGAGTTTTGTCTCAAAGAAGAACATCATCGCCTACGCAGGGTGCATGACTcagctcttcttttttcttttctttgttgtctCTGAGTCCTTCATCCTGTCAGCAATGGCATATGACCGCTACATCGCCATCTGTAACCCACTGGTGTACACAGCCACCATGTCTCCTCAGGTCTGCTCGCTTCTTCTGTTGGGTGTCTATGTGATGGGGTTTGCTGGGGCCATGGCCCACACGACATGCATGGTGAGACTGACCTTCTGTGCCAACAATCTGGTTGACCACTACATGTGTGACATCCTCCCCCTTCTTGAGCGCTCTTGCACCAGCACCTATGTAAATGAGCTGGTAGTTTTCGTTGTCGTGGGCATTGATATTGGCGTGCCCACAGTTACCATCTTCATTTCTTATGCcctcatcctcaccagcattcTCCATATTCGTTCCACTGAGGGCAGGTCCAAAGCCTTCAGCACATGCAGCTCTCACATAAttgctgtttctcttttctttgggtCAGGGGCATTTATGTACCTCAAACCATCCTCTCTTTTACCTATGAATCAGGGGAAAGTGTCCTCCTTGTTCTACACCACCGTTGTGCCCATGCTCAACCCGCTAATCTATAGCTTAAGAAATAAAGACGTCAAAGTTGCTCTGAAGAAATCATTGAGCAAAAAGACATTCTCTTGA